The genomic interval TGGGGTAAGATATTCATTGAAACGATCTATGAAATTAAATACCCGCTTATTACAATTTGCTGTGTTGTCGGATATGCCTATGTAACGAATGTTGCGGGCATGATGACAACGCTTGGATTAGTGTTAGCAAAAACAGGTGCACTATTCCCGTTCTTCTCACCAGTCTTAGGTTGGGTTGGTGTGTTTATTACAGGTTCAGATACTTCAGCCAACGTGTTATTTGCCAAGTTGCAACAAGTAACGGCCGAGTCGGTTGGTATGGACCCGTTATTAGCACTTGCAGCTAACTCATCTGGAGGGGTAACAGGCAAAATGATTTCACCACAATCCATCGCGGTAGCAGCCGCAGCTGTTGGACTCGTCGGTAGAGAGTCTGAATTGCTCCGCTTTACGCTAAAGTATAGTGTGTGGATGTTGTTATTTATTTGTATTCTAACGTTTTTACAAAGTAATGTACTAGCTTGGATGATTCCGTAATTTTAAGTTTAAAATCGCCGAGAAGATTATGATATATCAAATATTGGAGTGAGTAAATTGAAGTTAATTCACAAAATTCTTGTAGCTAATCGTGGGGAAATTGCTATTCGAGTATTCCGCGCATGTACAGAACTAAAAATTAAGACTGTTGCTATTTATTCTCGTGAAGATAGTGGTTCTTATCATCGTTACAAGGCAGATGAAGCGTATTTAGTTGGCGCCGGCAAAAAACCAATTGATGCTTATTTAGATATTGAAGGGATTATTGAGATTGCAAAAGATGCGGGGGTTGACGCGATTCACCCGGGATATGGTTTTTTATCAGAAAATGTAGATTTTGCACGTCGTTGTGAAGAAGAAGGGATCATCTTTATTGGGCCAACATCAAAGCATTTAGATATGTTTGGTGACAAAGTCAAGGCACGTGAACAAGCTATCAACGCAGATATTCCGGTTATTCCGGGAACAGATGGACCGGTTGCTTCGGTGGAGGAGGTTATGACCTTTGGCGAAACATATGGCTATCCAGTAATGATTAAAGCGTCGCTTGGCGGCGGTGGCCGCGGTATGCGTGTGGTACAGTCGAAAGAAGACGTAGTTTCAGCATATGAGCGAGCTAAATCTGAAGCAAAGGCAGCTTTTGGTTCAGATGAAGTGTATGTAGAGAAATGTATTATCAAGCCTAAGCATATTGAGGTTCAAATAATTGGCGATAAAGAAGGCAATATTGTGCATTTATATGAGCGGGATTGCTCGATTCAACGTCGTCATCAAAAGGTAGTAGAGATTGCTCCATCCAATTCGATTTCAGAAGATTTAAGAAATAGAATCTGTGATGCTGCGGTCAGACTGATGAAAAATATTGAGTATATCAATGCGGGTACAGTGGAATTTTTAGTTGCAGGAGAAGATTTTTATTTTATTGAAGTGAATCCACGTATCCAAGTGGAACATACGATTACAGAAATGATTACAGGCATTGATATTGTCCATGCACAAATTAAAGTCGCTGCTGGTTTCAGTCTGCATAGTGAAGAAATTCATATTCCGAGACAAGAGGATATTCCGATGTTCGGTTTTGCGATTCAAGCACGTGTGACAACGGAAGACCCTGCAAATAACTTTATGCCGGATACAGGAAAGCTCATGGTGTACCGTTCAAGCGGCAGCTTTGGGGTGCGTCTAGATGCAGGGAATGGGTTCCAAGGTGCAGTGGTGACACCCTACTATGATTCTTTGCTTGTGAAGATTTCAACATCTGGCATGACATTTAAAGAAGCTGCAGCCAAAATGGATCGTAACTTGCGTGAGTTTCGTATTCGTGGTGTCAAAACGAATATTCCATTTTTAAATAATGTTGTTGTACATGAGAAGTTTTTAAGTGGTGAATTTGATACGAGCTTTATCGATACAACACCAGAATTATTTGATTTCCCTGAGCGTAAAGACCGTGGAACGAAGCTGCTAAGCTATATCGGTAATGTCACATTGAACGGCTTCCCAGGTGTGGAAAAGAAAACCAAGCCAATTTTTGTACAACCGAGCATTCCGAAAGCGGATAAACGCATCGTACCACCAGCTGGTACAAAGCAAATTTTAGATACGCAAGGAGCAGACGGCTTAGTAAAGTGGATTTTAGCACAAGAGGATGTACTTTTAACGGATACAACATTCCGTGATGCCCACCAATCACTTCTGGCAACTCGTGTGCGTTCTCAAGACATGTTCCAAATTGCCGATGCAACAGCGCGTATGATGCATAACTATTTCTCACTAGAAATGTGGGGCGGAGCAACATTCGATGTAGCGTATCGTTTCTTAAAAGAAGATCCGTGGACACGTTTAGCGAAGCTTCGTGAACAAGTGCCGAATGTGTTATTCCAAATGCTATTACGCGGCGCGAATGCAGTGGGTTATACGAACTATCCTGATAATTTAATTCGTGAATTTATAGCAGAGTCAGCTGCATCTGGCATTGATGTGTTCCGTATTTTCGATAGCTTAAACTGGATTAAAGGGATGGAAGTGGCCATTGATGCAGCGCGCCAATCAGGTAAAATTGCCGAAGCTGCGATTTGTTATACAGGGGATATTTTAGATGATTCGCGTGCGAAGTATTCTGTGCAATATTATAAAAACATGGCAAAAGAGTTAGAAGCAACAGGGGCACATATTTTAGCGATTAAAGATATGGCAGGACTTCTAAAACCAGAAGCTGCGTATCGATTAATTTCAGAGTTAAAAGACTCAACAAATCTACCTATTCATTTGCATACGCATGATACGAGTAGTAACGGGATTTACTTGTACGCAAAAGCGATTGAAGCAGGCGTCGATATTATTGATACGACACTCAGCTCAATGGCAGGCTTAACCTCGCAACCAAGTGCCAATTCTCTGTACTATGCAATGAAAGGGGCTAAACGTGGAGTTCGTGCAGATATT from Peribacillus asahii carries:
- the pyc gene encoding pyruvate carboxylase, which translates into the protein MKLIHKILVANRGEIAIRVFRACTELKIKTVAIYSREDSGSYHRYKADEAYLVGAGKKPIDAYLDIEGIIEIAKDAGVDAIHPGYGFLSENVDFARRCEEEGIIFIGPTSKHLDMFGDKVKAREQAINADIPVIPGTDGPVASVEEVMTFGETYGYPVMIKASLGGGGRGMRVVQSKEDVVSAYERAKSEAKAAFGSDEVYVEKCIIKPKHIEVQIIGDKEGNIVHLYERDCSIQRRHQKVVEIAPSNSISEDLRNRICDAAVRLMKNIEYINAGTVEFLVAGEDFYFIEVNPRIQVEHTITEMITGIDIVHAQIKVAAGFSLHSEEIHIPRQEDIPMFGFAIQARVTTEDPANNFMPDTGKLMVYRSSGSFGVRLDAGNGFQGAVVTPYYDSLLVKISTSGMTFKEAAAKMDRNLREFRIRGVKTNIPFLNNVVVHEKFLSGEFDTSFIDTTPELFDFPERKDRGTKLLSYIGNVTLNGFPGVEKKTKPIFVQPSIPKADKRIVPPAGTKQILDTQGADGLVKWILAQEDVLLTDTTFRDAHQSLLATRVRSQDMFQIADATARMMHNYFSLEMWGGATFDVAYRFLKEDPWTRLAKLREQVPNVLFQMLLRGANAVGYTNYPDNLIREFIAESAASGIDVFRIFDSLNWIKGMEVAIDAARQSGKIAEAAICYTGDILDDSRAKYSVQYYKNMAKELEATGAHILAIKDMAGLLKPEAAYRLISELKDSTNLPIHLHTHDTSSNGIYLYAKAIEAGVDIIDTTLSSMAGLTSQPSANSLYYAMKGAKRGVRADIESLEKLSYYWGDVRKYYKDFESGMNSPHSEIYVHEMPGGQYSNLQQQAKAVGLGDRWDEVKHMYSRVNVLFGDIVKVTPSSKVVGDMALFMVQNDLDEESVLTRGQTIDFPESVIEFFQGYLGQPYGGFPEALQKVILKDREAISVRPGELLEDINFEQLGSVLEEKMVGPVTKKDILAYTLYPKVFEEYMKTVNLFGDVSVLDTPTFFYGLKLGEEIEVEIEKGKTLIIKLVSIGEPQHDGTRVLYFDFNGQSREVIIQDLTMEVDGSIAVKADPSNPNQIGATMPGTVLKVVVSKGSSVKRGDHLLITEAMKMETTVQAPKDGIVKEVYAQAGDAISTGDLLIELE